In Thermomonas carbonis, a single genomic region encodes these proteins:
- a CDS encoding dipeptide epimerase, translating to MKITDIRFGMLRVPLKTAFKTALRTVEQVEDVVVMIHTDTGHVGYGSAPATAVITGDTHGSIMHAIRHYIAPRLVGQEIANLNRITHAVQASMEKNTSAKAAVEIAVHDLWGQLYGAPLYQLLGGGEPAITTDITISVDYIDKMVADSLAAVDRGFESLKIKVGKDIGLDIERTKAIHAAVEGRALLRLDANQGWTAKQAVYALQTLEDAGVRLELVEQPVKAHDLEGLRYVTERVHTPVMADESVFGPMEVIELIRMRAADIVNIKLMKTGGISNAVKIADICGLYGVDCMIGCMLESSIGVAAAVHLAVAKSDVISKVDLDGPSLCRFDPVSSGVLFNESEISITDAPGLGIRAIEGLVAVDEPLA from the coding sequence ATGAAAATCACCGACATCCGCTTCGGCATGCTGCGCGTGCCGCTGAAGACCGCGTTCAAGACCGCGTTACGTACCGTCGAGCAGGTCGAGGACGTGGTGGTGATGATCCACACCGACACCGGTCACGTCGGCTACGGCAGCGCGCCGGCCACGGCGGTGATCACCGGCGACACCCACGGATCGATCATGCATGCGATCCGCCACTACATCGCGCCGCGGCTGGTCGGCCAGGAGATCGCCAACCTCAACCGCATCACCCATGCGGTGCAGGCCTCGATGGAAAAGAACACCAGCGCCAAGGCGGCGGTGGAGATCGCGGTGCACGATCTGTGGGGCCAGTTGTACGGTGCCCCGCTCTACCAGTTGCTGGGCGGCGGCGAGCCGGCGATCACCACCGACATCACGATCTCCGTCGACTACATCGACAAGATGGTGGCGGACTCGCTGGCGGCGGTGGACCGCGGCTTCGAGTCGCTGAAGATCAAGGTCGGCAAGGACATCGGCTTGGACATCGAACGCACCAAGGCGATCCATGCCGCGGTCGAGGGCCGTGCCCTGCTCCGGCTGGACGCCAACCAGGGCTGGACCGCCAAGCAGGCGGTGTATGCGTTGCAGACGCTGGAGGACGCAGGCGTGCGCCTGGAACTGGTCGAGCAGCCGGTCAAGGCGCACGACCTGGAAGGCCTGCGCTATGTCACCGAACGCGTGCACACGCCGGTGATGGCCGACGAAAGCGTGTTCGGGCCGATGGAAGTGATCGAACTGATCCGCATGCGCGCGGCCGACATCGTCAACATCAAGCTGATGAAGACCGGCGGCATCTCCAACGCGGTGAAGATCGCCGACATCTGCGGCCTGTACGGCGTGGACTGCATGATCGGCTGCATGCTGGAATCCAGCATCGGCGTGGCGGCGGCGGTGCACCTGGCGGTGGCCAAGTCCGACGTGATCAGCAAGGTCGACCTCGATGGACCTTCGCTGTGCCGCTTCGACCCGGTGAGCAGCGGCGTACTCTTCAACGAATCCGAGATCAGCATCACCGACGCACCCGGCCTGGGCATTCGCGCGATCGAGGGGCTGGTCGCCGTCGACGAACCGCTGGCCTGA
- a CDS encoding SH3 domain-containing protein, with translation MTERPQHRMPAPAWRALTLALALACTPAMALDRGIASTPLTVPLSGVIGMQDAYFAPEFWIARTQAPDQVLMTPAAIQARNVRLLQLDDSMHDLAALPVTLDRARVAGWIDGLASPPSKPLWDEAGKPVAKAILDAIVASRAMDTIPASQPTRFGIAVQRTALRAFPTDLRVFNRQGETDIDRFQESALFPGDPVAIVHASRDAKWLFVISARYAAWVAADAIAEGDRASALGYATRAPHRIVTGAKPRTVFTREEPRLSELQLDMGVRIPLASVPQDKPVNGQHPYASWILELPVRGADGRLGFAPALLQRNADTSADYLPLTRANLIRQSFKFLGERYGWGHSYNGRDCSGFVSEVYRSMGVELPRNTSDQSVSPAFDRIHFEADATRAARMAAVDALDVGDLIYIPGHVMMFAGRIDGMPWVIHDTNGGSFLGADGTLRAMQLNGVSLTPLVPLRFGKDHDYIDRITNIVRMTRDP, from the coding sequence ATGACCGAACGCCCGCAACACCGGATGCCAGCGCCTGCGTGGCGCGCCCTGACACTCGCGCTGGCGCTGGCCTGCACGCCGGCGATGGCGCTGGATCGCGGCATCGCATCCACACCGTTGACGGTCCCGCTGAGTGGCGTCATCGGCATGCAGGACGCCTACTTCGCGCCGGAATTCTGGATCGCGCGCACGCAGGCACCAGACCAGGTGCTGATGACGCCCGCCGCGATCCAGGCGCGCAATGTGCGCCTGCTGCAGCTCGACGATTCGATGCATGACCTGGCGGCATTGCCGGTCACACTGGATCGCGCGCGCGTCGCCGGATGGATCGATGGCCTCGCCTCGCCACCGTCCAAACCGTTGTGGGACGAAGCCGGCAAACCGGTCGCCAAGGCGATCCTCGACGCGATCGTCGCAAGCCGCGCGATGGACACCATCCCCGCCAGCCAGCCGACGCGCTTCGGCATCGCCGTGCAGCGCACTGCCCTGCGGGCGTTCCCGACCGACTTGCGCGTATTCAATCGCCAGGGCGAAACCGACATCGACCGCTTCCAGGAAAGCGCGCTGTTCCCCGGCGATCCGGTGGCGATCGTGCATGCCAGCCGCGATGCGAAATGGTTGTTCGTGATCAGTGCGCGTTACGCCGCGTGGGTTGCCGCCGATGCCATCGCCGAGGGCGACCGTGCCAGTGCGCTCGGCTACGCCACGCGTGCACCGCATCGCATCGTCACCGGCGCCAAGCCGCGCACGGTCTTCACCCGCGAGGAACCGCGCCTGTCCGAACTGCAACTGGACATGGGCGTGCGCATCCCGCTGGCCAGCGTGCCGCAGGACAAGCCGGTGAACGGCCAGCATCCGTATGCGTCGTGGATCCTCGAGCTGCCGGTGCGTGGTGCCGATGGCCGGCTCGGCTTCGCGCCCGCACTGCTCCAGCGCAATGCCGATACGTCCGCCGACTACCTGCCGCTGACCCGCGCCAACCTGATCCGCCAATCGTTCAAGTTCCTCGGCGAGCGCTACGGCTGGGGGCATTCGTACAACGGCCGCGACTGCAGCGGCTTCGTGTCCGAGGTGTATCGCAGCATGGGCGTCGAGCTGCCGCGCAACACCAGTGATCAATCTGTCAGCCCGGCGTTCGACCGCATCCATTTCGAGGCCGATGCGACCCGCGCCGCGCGCATGGCCGCGGTCGATGCACTCGACGTGGGCGACCTGATCTATATCCCCGGCCACGTGATGATGTTCGCCGGACGCATCGACGGCATGCCGTGGGTGATCCACGACACCAACGGCGGCAGTTTCCTCGGCGCCGATGGCACACTGCGCGCCATGCAACTCAACGGCGTCTCGCTGACCCCGCTGGTCCCGCTGCGCTTCGGCAAGGACCACGACTACATCGACCGCATCACCAACATCGTCAGGATGACGCGCGACCCATGA
- a CDS encoding TonB-dependent receptor — MSTAPRSLRKSALSIAMGLCLASLVAAPAFAQSATGAVAGRANSGDQITIVNTATGASRSVTVNSDGSYRIGQLPPGDYTLTAGSGTPVNLNVSLGGTTTVNLDSAGGVANLAAVEVVGSRVVNRVDVYSTESATNINREELARLPVDQGLNAVALIAPGVQSSSVFGGLSFGGSTVAENVVYINGLNVTDPYLRQGFSSVPFNFYQEFQVKTGGYSAEFGRSTGGVINAVTRSGGNDFKGGLQVTIEPPAWVESPRDRYYSDGKLLARDRTSRDDSAFYKTNIWASGPILKDRLFFFAMYEQRDSNSKDIDTTQAWITRGDNGFWGGKIDWRLNDNHVLEFLAFSDKAESTTTTHVYDWDTSFLDQADGESTAGSGGDNWSVTYTGHFTDYFVAKAMYGVNKRSSSGSSPTDPLCSIVSLATNYTNKFGRPATRTGCHSDNTSINGREDQREAARLDFEWTLGSHLLRFGLDHEQMDSASSTIYPGDGRSYSIQGLSAGALLPNDATVPVGAVAIVDARYYVTGAPVATRAQAFYLEDSWSVTDNLLLNLGVRFDNFKNTLASGATFAEAGFGDMISPRLGFSWDIKGDGTTKLFGNAGRYYLPLTNKLTDYFGGGSTDEHTYYVFNGWETKQHPISGAPYLSPILGAQIGPVNTEGNVPAPTDVRTAVARDLKQVFQDEFIIGFQQAINQEWSWGVNATYRKMTRAVEDVSIRHVEGCPWYSGDWPILNPGETNTLWCPDTNDWVTFDNSEDGYITSGSGIVMGYKKPRRTYKAVEFQIDRAWDDRWAFNASYLWSKSEGNLEGPVNSDTGYGDTNLVQYYDHPAVNERFGVTFNDFTHQIKLRGSFKLNEMWSFGATLSAHSGGPITAFGVRWPNDNRSAGGPSEGSGGGSGWLCVANCSSINRELVFTENGAFGRMPWVTNLGANVTWTLPVEGIDLKARFSVYNLLNSETATRVHSRYESAPGVTMPYFGQARAWQSPRYMNLVLTWDF, encoded by the coding sequence ATGAGCACCGCCCCACGCAGCCTGCGCAAGTCCGCCCTCAGCATCGCGATGGGGCTTTGCCTCGCGTCGCTGGTCGCCGCACCTGCATTCGCGCAGAGCGCCACCGGCGCGGTGGCGGGGCGGGCCAACAGTGGTGACCAGATCACCATCGTCAATACCGCCACCGGTGCCAGCCGCAGCGTCACCGTCAACAGCGATGGCAGCTATCGCATCGGTCAGTTGCCGCCCGGCGACTACACGCTGACGGCGGGGTCGGGGACGCCGGTGAACCTCAACGTATCTTTGGGCGGTACGACTACGGTCAACCTCGACAGTGCAGGTGGCGTCGCGAACCTCGCCGCGGTCGAGGTGGTCGGTTCGCGCGTGGTCAACCGCGTGGATGTCTACTCGACGGAAAGCGCCACCAACATCAATCGCGAGGAGTTGGCGCGGCTGCCGGTGGACCAAGGCCTGAATGCAGTGGCCCTGATTGCTCCCGGTGTGCAGTCGTCCTCGGTGTTCGGAGGGCTCAGTTTCGGCGGTTCAACGGTGGCGGAGAACGTTGTCTACATCAATGGCCTCAATGTCACCGACCCGTACCTGCGCCAAGGTTTTTCGTCGGTGCCGTTCAATTTCTATCAGGAATTCCAGGTCAAGACCGGTGGATACTCGGCCGAGTTCGGCCGCAGCACCGGTGGCGTCATCAATGCGGTTACGCGTTCCGGCGGCAACGATTTCAAAGGCGGACTCCAGGTGACGATCGAGCCTCCTGCATGGGTGGAGTCCCCGCGCGACCGGTACTACAGCGATGGAAAGTTGCTTGCCCGGGACCGCACCAGCCGCGACGACAGCGCGTTCTACAAGACCAATATCTGGGCGTCCGGTCCGATCCTGAAGGATCGATTGTTCTTCTTCGCGATGTACGAGCAGCGCGACAGCAATTCGAAGGACATCGATACCACCCAGGCGTGGATCACCCGCGGTGACAACGGCTTCTGGGGCGGCAAGATCGACTGGCGCCTCAATGACAACCACGTGCTGGAGTTCCTCGCGTTCTCGGACAAAGCGGAATCGACCACCACTACCCACGTTTACGATTGGGACACCTCCTTTCTCGACCAGGCAGACGGCGAGAGCACGGCCGGTTCGGGTGGCGACAACTGGTCGGTCACCTATACCGGCCATTTCACTGATTACTTCGTCGCTAAGGCGATGTATGGCGTCAACAAGCGCAGCTCCAGCGGCAGCAGTCCGACCGATCCGCTGTGCAGCATCGTGAGCCTGGCCACCAACTACACCAACAAGTTCGGTCGCCCGGCAACGCGCACGGGTTGCCACTCCGACAACACGAGCATCAATGGACGCGAAGACCAGCGCGAGGCGGCGCGCCTTGACTTCGAATGGACGCTCGGAAGCCACCTCCTGCGCTTCGGCCTGGACCACGAGCAAATGGATTCGGCAAGCTCCACGATCTACCCTGGAGACGGCCGCAGCTACTCGATCCAGGGATTGAGCGCCGGTGCACTGCTCCCGAACGACGCGACGGTGCCGGTTGGCGCGGTGGCCATCGTCGATGCCCGTTACTACGTCACCGGGGCACCGGTCGCGACCAGGGCGCAGGCGTTCTACCTCGAAGACAGTTGGAGCGTCACCGACAACCTGCTGTTGAACCTGGGCGTGCGCTTCGACAACTTCAAGAATACCCTGGCCTCGGGTGCGACCTTCGCCGAAGCGGGGTTCGGGGACATGATCTCGCCTCGCCTTGGGTTCAGTTGGGACATCAAGGGTGACGGCACCACCAAGTTGTTCGGCAACGCCGGTCGCTATTACCTGCCCCTGACCAACAAGCTGACAGACTACTTCGGCGGCGGAAGCACGGACGAGCATACCTACTACGTGTTCAACGGCTGGGAGACCAAACAACACCCGATCAGCGGCGCCCCCTATCTGTCCCCGATCCTCGGTGCGCAGATTGGTCCGGTCAACACGGAGGGCAACGTGCCGGCCCCGACGGACGTGCGGACGGCTGTGGCGAGGGATCTGAAGCAGGTCTTCCAGGACGAATTCATCATCGGCTTCCAGCAGGCGATCAACCAGGAATGGTCCTGGGGCGTGAATGCGACCTATCGCAAGATGACCCGGGCAGTGGAGGACGTCAGCATCCGCCACGTGGAAGGTTGCCCGTGGTATTCGGGGGACTGGCCGATCCTGAATCCCGGCGAGACCAATACCCTGTGGTGCCCGGACACCAACGACTGGGTGACCTTCGACAATTCCGAGGATGGATACATCACTTCGGGCAGCGGCATCGTGATGGGTTACAAGAAGCCCCGCCGCACCTACAAGGCCGTGGAATTCCAGATCGACCGGGCGTGGGACGACAGGTGGGCGTTCAATGCCTCGTATCTGTGGTCGAAGTCCGAAGGCAACCTGGAAGGCCCGGTGAACTCGGATACGGGATACGGCGACACCAACCTGGTGCAGTACTACGACCACCCGGCGGTGAACGAGCGCTTCGGCGTCACGTTCAATGACTTCACCCACCAGATCAAGCTGCGCGGCAGCTTCAAGCTCAACGAGATGTGGAGCTTCGGCGCGACCCTGTCGGCGCACTCGGGCGGCCCGATCACCGCATTCGGCGTGCGCTGGCCCAACGATAACCGGAGCGCGGGTGGCCCCAGCGAGGGCAGCGGCGGCGGTTCCGGCTGGCTCTGCGTGGCCAACTGCTCCAGCATCAATCGAGAACTTGTTTTCACCGAGAATGGCGCGTTTGGGCGGATGCCGTGGGTGACCAACCTCGGAGCCAACGTAACCTGGACGCTGCCGGTCGAAGGCATCGACTTGAAGGCGCGTTTCTCGGTGTACAACCTGCTGAACAGCGAGACGGCGACCCGCGTGCACTCCCGTTACGAGAGCGCGCCGGGCGTCACGATGCCGTATTTTGGGCAGGCGCGCGCTTGGCAGTCGCCGCGCTACATGAACCTGGTCCTGACTTGGGATTTCTGA
- a CDS encoding serine hydrolase translates to MILLIQRMGTQMQQAFRRSWATPRSGLRVTTLMTACVLVCAMPVVHAAQPAAGPTPQAIDAAVRATIERYKLPGIAVGVIEDGKIVYARGHGETVAGSGDPVTTKTLFKIASNSKAMTGAVLARLVQQGKLRWDDPVIKHLPQFAMHDPWVTQHMTVSDLLVHNSGLPEGGGDLMLWPEPNLFSRDDIVRGLRHIKPAYGFRAGYAYDNLLYVVAGEVAAAAGGASFEELVRRELFEPLGLSGCRVGEFSLADAGSVAQPHTRIGDRNEAMRRDGAVVPMIASAPAGGIRCGLDDMLAWANNWLVPTDAQKQWLGEAQRAEMWKARTPMPISGQRKRWDKTHYYAYAYGFRVADVDGAWTVSHTGTLGGMYSMMMLVPDRKSGFVFMINGDGSNARTVLGQVLLKLFTAPEKSLGVTGYADDIAKPASPDATATRKPPLPDVAKRTPVAPAQLSGWLGTWRDPWFGEVRLCDVDGAVEWRSAKSPKMHGRVGELDGRYLVHWDDPSVDLDAFVAFSAGSSGPRMRMAKIDPDGDFSSDYEDLDFVRVGGCD, encoded by the coding sequence ATGATCCTCCTCATCCAACGCATGGGAACGCAGATGCAACAGGCCTTCCGACGTTCATGGGCAACCCCGCGTAGCGGTCTGCGCGTGACCACGCTGATGACCGCATGCGTGCTGGTTTGCGCGATGCCGGTCGTGCACGCGGCCCAGCCCGCTGCGGGCCCCACGCCGCAAGCCATCGATGCCGCGGTGCGCGCCACCATCGAGCGCTACAAACTCCCCGGTATCGCGGTGGGCGTGATCGAGGACGGCAAGATCGTCTACGCGCGGGGCCATGGCGAAACCGTGGCCGGCAGTGGCGATCCGGTGACCACGAAGACGCTGTTCAAGATCGCCTCCAACAGCAAGGCGATGACCGGCGCGGTGCTGGCGCGGCTGGTCCAGCAGGGCAAGTTGCGCTGGGACGATCCGGTCATCAAGCACCTGCCGCAGTTCGCGATGCACGATCCCTGGGTCACCCAGCACATGACCGTGAGCGACCTGCTGGTCCACAACAGCGGCCTGCCCGAAGGCGGCGGCGACCTGATGCTGTGGCCGGAACCGAACCTGTTCAGCCGCGACGACATCGTCCGTGGCCTGCGTCACATCAAGCCGGCCTACGGCTTCCGCGCGGGTTATGCCTACGACAACCTGCTGTACGTGGTGGCCGGTGAAGTGGCCGCTGCTGCAGGTGGTGCATCGTTCGAGGAACTGGTGCGGCGCGAACTGTTCGAACCGCTGGGCTTGTCCGGATGCCGCGTCGGCGAGTTCTCGCTGGCCGATGCCGGCAGCGTGGCCCAGCCGCACACGCGTATCGGTGATCGCAATGAAGCGATGCGCCGCGATGGCGCGGTCGTGCCGATGATCGCGTCGGCACCCGCGGGTGGCATTCGCTGCGGCCTGGACGACATGCTGGCGTGGGCGAACAACTGGCTGGTGCCGACCGATGCGCAGAAGCAGTGGCTCGGCGAGGCCCAACGCGCGGAGATGTGGAAGGCGCGCACGCCGATGCCGATCTCCGGGCAACGCAAGCGCTGGGACAAAACCCACTACTACGCCTATGCCTACGGGTTTCGCGTGGCCGATGTGGATGGCGCGTGGACGGTCTCGCACACCGGCACGCTGGGCGGCATGTATTCGATGATGATGCTGGTGCCGGATCGCAAGTCGGGCTTCGTGTTCATGATCAACGGCGATGGCAGCAACGCGCGCACGGTGCTGGGGCAGGTGTTGCTGAAACTGTTCACGGCACCGGAAAAGTCACTTGGCGTGACCGGATACGCCGATGACATCGCGAAGCCGGCATCGCCCGATGCCACAGCCACGCGGAAGCCGCCATTGCCGGATGTGGCGAAGCGCACGCCGGTCGCACCCGCGCAACTGTCAGGCTGGCTGGGCACGTGGCGGGATCCGTGGTTCGGCGAGGTGCGCCTGTGCGATGTCGATGGCGCGGTCGAATGGCGCTCGGCGAAGTCGCCGAAGATGCATGGCCGCGTCGGCGAGCTCGATGGTCGTTACCTCGTGCACTGGGACGATCCGTCGGTGGACCTGGATGCATTCGTGGCGTTCTCGGCAGGCAGCAGCGGCCCGCGCATGCGCATGGCCAAGATCGACCCGGACGGCGACTTCAGCTCCGACTACGAGGACCTCGATTTCGTGCGTGTGGGCGGTTGTGACTGA
- a CDS encoding serine hydrolase domain-containing protein produces the protein MPDAAIERLMQRYEGDVPGASLLVLHDGEERVHRGYGRSDLEHGIEAGAATNYRLASVSKQFTAAAILLLAQDGTLAIDDRVRRWLPSLPSATDAITLRQLLTHTSGLLDYEDLMAEAYEGQIRDAGVLALLERENRLAFPAGSAYRYSNSGYALLALVVERASGMTFPAFLHSRIFLPLGMHDTVAYVAGGEEVSNRAWGYSEIDGQWQRSDQSSTSAVLGDGGIYSNTHDLARWDAALYDDRLLSDASRALAFGKQVEVAGEGAATHYGFGWRISGDTRWHSGETIGFRNVIVRWPAQRLTVILLSNRNDPAPYQTALDIGRRVLED, from the coding sequence ATGCCCGATGCCGCGATCGAACGCCTGATGCAACGCTACGAGGGCGATGTCCCCGGTGCGTCCCTGCTGGTCCTGCACGACGGCGAAGAGCGGGTCCATCGCGGTTATGGCCGCTCCGATCTGGAGCACGGCATCGAGGCTGGCGCGGCCACCAACTACCGGCTGGCCTCGGTCAGCAAGCAGTTCACCGCCGCGGCGATCCTGCTGCTGGCGCAGGACGGCACGCTCGCCATCGACGACCGCGTGCGCCGATGGCTGCCGTCGCTGCCGTCCGCAACAGATGCGATCACCCTGCGCCAGTTGCTGACCCACACCTCGGGCCTCCTCGATTACGAAGACTTGATGGCCGAAGCGTATGAAGGCCAGATCCGTGATGCCGGCGTGCTCGCACTGCTGGAACGGGAAAACCGGTTGGCCTTCCCGGCAGGTAGCGCATATCGCTACAGCAACAGCGGTTACGCGCTGCTGGCGCTCGTGGTGGAGCGCGCGTCCGGCATGACGTTCCCGGCGTTCCTGCACAGTCGCATCTTCCTGCCGCTGGGCATGCACGACACCGTGGCCTACGTGGCCGGTGGCGAAGAGGTATCGAACCGCGCCTGGGGTTACAGCGAGATCGATGGGCAGTGGCAACGCAGCGACCAGAGCTCGACCAGCGCGGTGCTGGGGGATGGCGGGATCTACTCGAACACCCACGATCTGGCGCGCTGGGATGCGGCGCTTTACGACGATCGCCTTTTAAGCGATGCCTCGCGCGCACTCGCGTTCGGCAAACAGGTCGAGGTGGCGGGCGAGGGCGCTGCGACGCATTACGGCTTCGGCTGGCGGATCAGCGGCGACACGCGCTGGCATTCCGGCGAGACCATCGGCTTCCGCAACGTGATCGTGCGCTGGCCGGCGCAGCGGCTGACCGTGATCCTGCTCAGCAACCGCAACGACCCCGCGCCGTACCAGACCGCACTCGACATCGGCCGACGGGTACTCGAGGATTGA
- a CDS encoding EAL domain-containing response regulator, which produces MPISMPNSPAKQRSGDGSETPAKGLHLLVAEDHEFQRGMMVQMLENLGAKSIHEAEDGRSALEIIRELGHPFDIIVTDIDMPGMDGMSLIRSLGEASSGAALIITSGLDRSLLDTIETMSAAYGMRLLGTVEKPPTQERFADLISLYWRAKPNPERFKPAREIFSLDEIIEGLQNDQFEPFYQPKIDLKTGRVKGAEALARWRHPRDGIVMPYAFLGLLEENSEISELTWTMLARSARDCQEWRNAGLDLDVAVNLSVKQLADPGISDAITWQVTNQGLEPRHMTLEITESAAMTNVGRVLENLTRLRIKGFGLSIDDYGTGYSSMQQLTRIPFTELKIDQSFVMHAAHQESSRMILESSLDMARKLGVVSVAEGVETRDDLNLVRECGCDLAQGFFIARPMPSTDLPDWVRDYS; this is translated from the coding sequence ATGCCTATCTCGATGCCGAACAGCCCCGCTAAGCAACGCTCGGGCGATGGCAGCGAAACGCCCGCAAAGGGCCTGCATCTGCTGGTCGCGGAGGATCATGAATTCCAGCGCGGAATGATGGTCCAGATGCTCGAAAACCTGGGTGCCAAGTCGATCCACGAGGCGGAAGACGGCCGCTCCGCGCTGGAGATCATCCGCGAACTGGGCCATCCATTCGACATCATCGTCACCGATATCGACATGCCCGGCATGGACGGGATGTCCTTGATCCGCAGCCTGGGCGAAGCCAGCAGCGGTGCCGCCCTGATCATCACCAGCGGCCTGGACCGATCCCTGCTCGACACCATCGAGACCATGAGCGCGGCATATGGCATGCGCCTGCTCGGCACGGTGGAGAAGCCGCCAACGCAGGAACGCTTCGCGGACCTGATCAGCCTGTATTGGCGCGCCAAGCCCAATCCGGAGCGGTTCAAGCCGGCGCGCGAGATCTTCAGCCTGGACGAAATCATCGAGGGCCTGCAAAACGACCAGTTCGAGCCGTTCTACCAGCCCAAGATCGACCTCAAGACCGGACGGGTCAAGGGTGCCGAGGCGCTGGCCCGCTGGCGCCATCCACGCGACGGGATCGTCATGCCGTACGCGTTCCTCGGGTTGCTGGAAGAGAATTCAGAGATCAGCGAGCTGACCTGGACCATGCTCGCCCGCAGCGCCCGCGATTGCCAGGAATGGCGCAACGCGGGTCTCGACCTCGACGTTGCGGTCAACCTGTCGGTCAAGCAGCTCGCGGATCCGGGCATTTCCGACGCGATCACCTGGCAGGTGACCAACCAGGGCCTGGAGCCCCGGCACATGACCCTGGAGATCACCGAGTCCGCGGCGATGACCAATGTCGGCCGCGTCCTGGAGAATCTGACGCGACTGCGCATCAAGGGCTTCGGGCTGTCGATCGACGACTACGGTACCGGCTATTCGTCGATGCAGCAGTTGACCCGCATCCCCTTCACCGAGCTGAAGATCGACCAGTCCTTCGTGATGCATGCGGCCCATCAGGAATCCAGCCGCATGATCCTTGAGTCGAGTTTGGACATGGCGAGGAAGCTGGGAGTCGTCTCGGTGGCCGAGGGCGTGGAAACCCGTGACGACTTGAATCTCGTGCGCGAGTGCGGCTGCGACTTGGCGCAGGGCTTCTTCATCGCGAGGCCCATGCCCTCCACCGATCTGCCGGACTGGGTGCGGGATTATTCCTGA